The Desulfatibacillum aliphaticivorans DSM 15576 DNA window TGGTAAACGGCGCTGCGGGCGAGGAAGAACAATAGTCTTCCACGGCTGCCGTGAACTCGTCATCCACAAAGGCCCAGGGATTGCCGCCGCCGCCAAAGGAATCGGTGGTGGCGATGTTCAAAGCCAGGTCGCGGACTTCCTCAAAGGTCAGGTCGTCGTTGGCGGCCAGGTACTCGTCCACCACGTGAGCGCGGTGGAAAGGCCCGAAGAAATAGCCGAAGTTATTGTATGTGTTGTTGTAATCAGGGTTGGATTTGTTGTTCCAGCCGCAGTAGTAATGCTGATCCGTATTGCGGTCCGTGGAGCGCTCAATGAGCACGTTGGCGTCCCATTCCAACTGGGGTCCCATGAAACCCTGGGGAAAGCGCCATTCGCCAGCAGGCCGGACAGGATCGCGGCCTGACATCCAGTAGGCGATATTGCCGTCTTTGTCCGCGTAGCAGAAATTCTGGGAAAGGGCCATTTCCTCAATAGCCTCCCCGAACTCGTCCATGCTGGTGGCCGTGTTGACTCCATAAATGGGGACCACCTGCTTCAACTCGTAACCCCATTGGGAATACTTGCTGGCGATGATGGGGTTGGCTGGGTCCGGAGTATAGGAGCCCGGGTCAAAAGGCATGGGGTTGACGATGGGGCCGTGGTCCGTGCGGTACGCATTAAAGACCACGGGGCAGCCGTCCGCCACGTTGATGGTTACGGTGCGGGTCATGACAATGTCGTCAACGCTTTCCAGATAATAATCCATGGTATGGGCGTGACCCACCTGCATGGACCAGGCATGGTGGGGAGTCCGGCCTATAACGACGCCCGGGGTGGCGGGCACATACATGCCGGAAACGTTCAACCCGCCAGCATCAATGGAGATTTCGCCAATGATGGAAGGCACGGAAAAGCCCATCTGGGGACCGGAATAGATAATGGGGTTGCCGCTTTCGGTTTTGGTTCCATCCACCACCCAGGCGTAGGAGCCCATCTTCACAAAGGCGTTGATGTCCTTGAGGCTTTGTTCGATGCCCGTATAGCGTTCCCGCATGGTTTGCGCCAACGCGGCTGCATCAATGTCCATATCCGGAGTTCCGGGATCGCTGTCTGCGGTCTTGCGAACCGGCTGCGGCGCCACACCGGGAATATAGGTGAGAGCGTCGGGATCGTTGATCCAGCGCATGTCGTTGAACTTGACCGGCCCCACTTCCGCATACAGGGCCATGTTGTCGATCTGGCCGGTGAGGCCGCGTCCTTCAGGATCGAAATTGCGTTGCATGGTGGCGCCCCAGGCCAGGACGTCATTGACGTCCCAGTAGGTGACGGGGCAGTTGGCTGCGCCAAATTCAAAGGGCACCAGGGTGGGGTCTTCCTTGAGTTCGTCAATGCGGGTATTGAAACCATTGACGTAGCCCTTGACGATGGTCTGGTATTTTTCGTCCATGGCGTCAAACGCGGCCTGGATTTCTTCCTCCGTGTAGCCGGTGGTGCGCATGAGCATGTCCGACGGGACATAACCTAAGCCAAAAAGTTCGGCCAGGGTGCCGTTGGCCGTCCTGCGGAACTGCTCGCACTGCCACAGGCGATCCTGGGCCACGGCGTAGCCTTGGGCTGTGAAGATGTCGTACAGGGAGGCGTTGGCCGGGCCGTTGATGACGGGAACCCCCAGAGCGTCCCGGGTCAGGGTCACACTGGAAAGATCCGCCAGGGTGGCGCGGAAATGCCTTTGGGCGTCCTCGGCGCTGATGAGCGCATACGTGCCTGCCGCCGCAGGGGCCATAATCAGGTCGATGATAGCCTGCGCGTTGGCCGAGAAGTTGGGCTCGGTGAAATCCAGGGAAAGCGCTGCGGCGTTGGCCCGCATTTGAGCAGTGATCTGGATGCCGTTGGCGAGGTCCTGATCCGCGTCTATGGTCTGAAGAAAACGGAGGATATTGGTGACTTCCTCGTCCGTGTAATCCAAGGCGCCGCCGATCAAATCCATGGGCGTCAGGATGGGGCCCACGTTGGCCCAGCCTCCCAGTTGAATTCCGCCTAAATAAAAACGGATCTGCCCGCCTTTGAGGTAATCGAACACCCCATTGGTGTTGGTGATGCCGGAATCCGCCCCGGAATCATAACCCAGGCCTTCAACCGCTGTATCCAAAAATTTGCCGTTAAGAATGGTTTGTGAAAAATCGTCGTCGTCATCGCTGCTTGTTGTGGCGATGGTGGTTGCAAAGCCTACCGCAAGTACGCAAATCAGGCACAAAGTGCGCACCAGCCAATAGGATCCCTTTACTTGTTTCATGCGATACCCTCCTCTTGTTGATCGTGCAGGTTAATGGGTTGTGATTGCTTGGATGGGTGTGATTGTTTGGTGATGGATAAAATAAAATAGGCCGCCCCCGCCCCTGCAACGCCTGCCAGCACGTCCAAGGGGTGATAGCTGCCGTTCATAAAATAATTGCTTGTTTGATCCAATATGGGAACCTGGGAAAACCAGCCGGGAACCAGTTTCACGGCTTGATCGGGAAACTTCTGCCCCAGTTCAAAGGCCGTGTCCGCTGCCAGCCAGAACAGACAGGCGTTCAAACGAATCATCCTGGTTTCCCCCAAGACCGCTGCGGTTAAAACGGAAAAGGCAAACACATGCACGAAGGCGGGCAAGAATTTGCCCAAGCCCCCTAAAAATCCTCCGGCATAGTTGTGAAGGCTGAGATTGAACGGGAGATTTTGGACAAACCATGTGGCTTCCGGCGGCCTGTCCGCCAAATACACAAGCGCGCCTGCAAGCAGGGATAATAAGGCTATGGCCATTTGCCTAAAATTCATAATGGGAACCAATTTTTTGGGGGGATGCATGGTGATGCTTAAGACCTTGCCAGTATGGCGGATAGCGGGGGTAATGTCAACCTAATCCGGTTAAGCAGGACTTATTTTTGCGCATCTCGGGTCTTTTTATTTCATGAGTATTGGTAGAAGAATGTAATTTTGAGGCATTGTAAAAGTAAACAAGATGCCCCCCGTTCCTTTTAGGGACGCTTGAACCCCCGGGGGAAACATGCTAAACAGTCATACTGGGACACTAGGGAGCCTATTCATCAAATAGGTTTTGAGCAAGCCATGACTGAGGCGATCAGGAAGGAACCGAGCCATGACTAAAATCGAAGAACTGATGGAATTAATTATCTCAAGGGCGAACATCAACCTGCGAGAGTTTTCCCATGACGTGGGGCCTTATGTGCGCGGCATGATCCCCATTGAAAATCTTTGGAAGTTTTATGCATTTTACGGAATGACCCTGCATCATCCCGTATCCTTCAGCTTCCAGCGTTCAGCGTTGGCGGGCAGCTATTTTCTGGGCAATTGCGACGTTGACCGGTCCTTGATTTACAAAACGGACGTGCGCGGCGACGAACTTAAGCAGGAAGGCGACGAAATTATGGTGGGCGACATCAAGGTCGTCCTGCAAAAAGACGAAAAAATTTATATCAAGGACAGCTTTCTTATCAAAAATCTGGTGCATAACTTTTCCCACGATCCGGAAAACCTGGCGGAATTTGCAATCAGAAACACCGTCTCCATGCACTATGCAAACATCCACGGCGCATCCATGAGGGGGTGCTTTCTGGGACCCTACGCCACCGTGGACCTGACCAGTTGCCACGACTGCGTGGTGGGCGAATACGCCTACGTGCAGGTCGGCGAACTGCGGCACGAGCGCGTGGACGCCGGAGAGGTATGGATCAAATCCGGGGACGACTTTGATTTTGTCTACCAATTCCCCACGGAAGTCCTGCCCAAGTACATATCCTTTGAAAAAGGCGAACAGCCCGGCGGGCTGTTAATCGACTTTGTGGAGGACAGGCAGGAGGATTTTGAGGAAATTTTCGGCCGGTATTCGTGCGACGCCGACAGGCAGGCCAACCAGACGGCCGCGGTTTCCCGCTACGCCGTGATCAAGGGCGACGTGGAAATCAGCGAAAACGTTCTTATCGCCCAGCGGGCATACATCCAGGACTCCAAATTGGGCAAGGGCGCCAACGCCCAGGAAAACTGCTACATCATCGATTCCCACCTGAAGGGCAATAACGTCACGGCCCACGGCGGGAAAATCATCCACGCCACCATGGGCGAGGACGGATTCGTCGGGTTCAACGCCTTTCTGAGAGGCTCCGAGGAATGCCCCCTCACCGTGGGCAGCAATTGCGTGATCATGCCCCACACCATCATGGACCTGGAAGAGCCCCTGACCGTTCCCCCGGCCCATTTTGTCTGGGGATACATCCGCAACCAAAAGGATTTCGAAGAAAACAGCATGTCCATGGAGGACTTCATCAACCTGGAAGGGGAGCTGAACCGGGGCAATATGCATTTCCACGGCAGCGGAAGAGCCTTTGTGAGCGCCTTCGCCCATCGCATCGAGCACATCCTGGAGGCCAACGGCGCCTATTTTGAGGGCGGCGAGCAATCCGGCCACGCCCAGATGGGCCGCAACCAGTCCTACAACACCATCGAACCTTACCCGGAAGGAGAAATGCGGGGCATGTTCCCCACCATCCGGATTACGCCCTAATATTATAGGTGCATCCAGCGTTAAAAAAAACGGCCCGCTTCCCGAAAAATGGGAGGCGGGCCGTTTTTTTTATCTGCTTGCAAGCCGGAAAATGCGGCGGTAGTCCGCGTTATTCCGGACGCGGAGGCGTGGTGTACACGATCCGCCGGTTCTGCACCAGGCTGATGGCGTTTTCCGGGCAAAAATGGGCGCACACGCCGCACCCGATGCAAAGATCCTTGTTCAGGGACGGAGAACCGTCTTCGCCTTGCGTCATGGCCTGGGTTCCGCATTTCTCCGCACAGGTTCCGCAGGACACGCATTTTCCCGTATCCACCACGGCCATGAACCAGGCCTCGTTGGCCGTCCCCGCAATGGTCATGCCGTGGGCGTTGCCGCAGCAGCAGGAACAGCAGGAGCATATGCTGGTTTCGTCGCGGGAGGAATTAAAGCCCGGATGATAGGCCTTGTGAATCAGACCGTCGTCTTCGGCCTTGGTCAAAATGGCCAGGGCTTCCTCCTTGGTCACCATGCGGGAGAATCCCTGGGCCGAGGTGTAGCGGGCGGATTTGCCGAAGGTGAAGCAGTTTTCCCGGGAGTCGGTCTGCTTGCAGGGATCCCCGACAACGTCCTTGTGATGGCGGCAGAAACAGTGGCCCACGGCGATGTCGTCGAATTTTGCGACAATGTCCTTCACGTCCTGGAAGGGCATGTGGACTTCTTCCATTTCGCCCAGGCTCTGGTTGATTTCAATGGAAATGCTCTGGCCGCTGTCCTGGTTGGTGGTGTAAGGCACGGTGCGGTCGATGGGCGGGATGTTCTTGACCATCTTCACCACGTCTTCGTAATGCTCTTTCACCAGCCCGCGATGTTCGTCGAACATTTTGGTGAACAAAGCGGCGATGCGCTGGGTTTCCGGCGTGATCTCCAGCTTTTTCATGAACATGTACTCGAAGATGCCCACGTTGAACAGGGGCAAAAGCCTGAAGACCATCATGCCCTTGCTGTTGGGCTGGTTAAAGATCACGCCCCGTTTGGCCAGGACTTCCACCTTGGCGTTGATTTCGTCCTCGCTCAGGCCGGTGCTTGCCTTGAGCTGCTCCATGGTCTGGGATTTTTGTTCATTAAAGGCCAGAATAAAATCGATTTCATCTTCCTTGATCACTTCTTTGATCAGTTCCACCAGGGTGGGGGTGGTGGGAGGAGGCGTTCCTCCGGCCTTTTGGATGGTTTCCACTACCGGCATGTATTTTTCGTTAAGATCCATGAGCCTTGATTCTCCTTCATGAAGACATTAAGGGGTTGCATTAGGGGATTCTTTTCACATCTGTATAATTATAGCCCCGCCCGCCCTGTGGGTCAAGCAATTCATCCAATTGTGCAAGTGAATCGTGCGAATAATGGGATGGATGGTGCATCTGCATCAAACCTGGACACCTCCTCCCAGACCGCATGCCTCGGCTGGCCTGCAATTAAACCGGCGAGGGCGAATTTGATTTGTAGGGACAGGCCCCCGTGCCTGTCCGGGACGCGCTGCGCGCGTTCCAAAGGGGGGCGCAAGGGGGGCGGCTGCGGCATGTGTTGCTAATCATTTTTGGAGGATAGCCTCGGCCTTGCAAACTGCAGCTGGCCGGAGGGCATTTTGCAGCGTTAAATCATTTGGAATTACAATAGTTCTTGGGTGGCCCTGGAGGGCGCATCCTGCCAGGGCGCGAAGCGCATTTGGCTTCGCATCGCAAGAGGCTGAATTCCTATCCTATGAATGGAATTAATGACGCTTCAATTTAACCAATTAAAAAATATCCACCACGGCGCCGGCGCTTTCAAACCGCTCCCGCAGGGCTTGAGCTTCCACGCCGCTCAACCCGTTGATGATGTAATCGCTCCCTTTCACCAAGGGCGCCGATACCTTAAAAAACTCCGATTTAAACTCCTGGGTCAGGCTTTGTCTCACCGAATCCCTTTCAAATCCTTGTTGGATTTCCCCCGTAAAGACCAAGGAATAAACGCCGTCAGGCTCCAAATCCTCTTTGGAGAATATGAGGCCGGAAAAAGGGGAGGAAATATCTCTTTCCCGGGGCTCGGGCCCGGTTTCCAACTCCACTTCCTTCCAACTCGCCTGGCTGTTTTCAGGTTGATTGTTTTTCTGCAAATCCTGGGCGATTTCCAGATCAAGATCCACGACTACGCATTTTTCGCACGAGCCGTCCGCTCTCTGGATATGGCCGCAACACGGACATTTGTACGTCCTGACCGCAGTGACTTTCAAGCCGGCCTCGTCAAAATCAGCTTTGAGCTTAAGCGCTTGCTCCAGGGACAAATCCTTCCGAATATACGGTCGTCCGCCGTTCAAGGACGCCAATAACTGAGAGGCGCGGCGTCCGAACAGGGGGGTAAGATCTTTTTGGGTCTTTAAAGGAGTTTTTTCCGGTAAAACTTCTCCGTGGCAAATAATGCTGTACTGCGGTTTCATGCCTGCGTTCCCGTTCCTGCTGAATGCATCGTCTTGGGTGGAGTTTTTTGATTAAGGTGGAAAACAAGGAGTTGCCGCGGTCGATTTGTGCGGCGTCCGGCGTCTAACGCTATAAT harbors:
- a CDS encoding penicillin acylase family protein, producing the protein MKQVKGSYWLVRTLCLICVLAVGFATTIATTSSDDDDDFSQTILNGKFLDTAVEGLGYDSGADSGITNTNGVFDYLKGGQIRFYLGGIQLGGWANVGPILTPMDLIGGALDYTDEEVTNILRFLQTIDADQDLANGIQITAQMRANAAALSLDFTEPNFSANAQAIIDLIMAPAAAGTYALISAEDAQRHFRATLADLSSVTLTRDALGVPVINGPANASLYDIFTAQGYAVAQDRLWQCEQFRRTANGTLAELFGLGYVPSDMLMRTTGYTEEEIQAAFDAMDEKYQTIVKGYVNGFNTRIDELKEDPTLVPFEFGAANCPVTYWDVNDVLAWGATMQRNFDPEGRGLTGQIDNMALYAEVGPVKFNDMRWINDPDALTYIPGVAPQPVRKTADSDPGTPDMDIDAAALAQTMRERYTGIEQSLKDINAFVKMGSYAWVVDGTKTESGNPIIYSGPQMGFSVPSIIGEISIDAGGLNVSGMYVPATPGVVIGRTPHHAWSMQVGHAHTMDYYLESVDDIVMTRTVTINVADGCPVVFNAYRTDHGPIVNPMPFDPGSYTPDPANPIIASKYSQWGYELKQVVPIYGVNTATSMDEFGEAIEEMALSQNFCYADKDGNIAYWMSGRDPVRPAGEWRFPQGFMGPQLEWDANVLIERSTDRNTDQHYYCGWNNKSNPDYNNTYNNFGYFFGPFHRAHVVDEYLAANDDLTFEEVRDLALNIATTDSFGGGGNPWAFVDDEFTAAVEDYCSSSPAAPFTNTGVFTDALTLLQNWDGHFVDGGEAFWVDGEDRADAWMLMNAWIREVIRLTFEDEFQPDTYDIQNTNVLFNIILHSFPGSSIQNNYDWFQNADPTAPQTFDDIVVTALDNVLATLGAQPWGAKKRGVIEYKISGMGVVHTTPFSSRSTYAHCVEYGPAGPVRVESMFPLGPSGNIDYQGNFDPYFFSLTTNFDAFAPRDFPVPQ
- a CDS encoding transferase, whose amino-acid sequence is MTKIEELMELIISRANINLREFSHDVGPYVRGMIPIENLWKFYAFYGMTLHHPVSFSFQRSALAGSYFLGNCDVDRSLIYKTDVRGDELKQEGDEIMVGDIKVVLQKDEKIYIKDSFLIKNLVHNFSHDPENLAEFAIRNTVSMHYANIHGASMRGCFLGPYATVDLTSCHDCVVGEYAYVQVGELRHERVDAGEVWIKSGDDFDFVYQFPTEVLPKYISFEKGEQPGGLLIDFVEDRQEDFEEIFGRYSCDADRQANQTAAVSRYAVIKGDVEISENVLIAQRAYIQDSKLGKGANAQENCYIIDSHLKGNNVTAHGGKIIHATMGEDGFVGFNAFLRGSEECPLTVGSNCVIMPHTIMDLEEPLTVPPAHFVWGYIRNQKDFEENSMSMEDFINLEGELNRGNMHFHGSGRAFVSAFAHRIEHILEANGAYFEGGEQSGHAQMGRNQSYNTIEPYPEGEMRGMFPTIRITP
- a CDS encoding ATP-binding protein, which codes for MDLNEKYMPVVETIQKAGGTPPPTTPTLVELIKEVIKEDEIDFILAFNEQKSQTMEQLKASTGLSEDEINAKVEVLAKRGVIFNQPNSKGMMVFRLLPLFNVGIFEYMFMKKLEITPETQRIAALFTKMFDEHRGLVKEHYEDVVKMVKNIPPIDRTVPYTTNQDSGQSISIEINQSLGEMEEVHMPFQDVKDIVAKFDDIAVGHCFCRHHKDVVGDPCKQTDSRENCFTFGKSARYTSAQGFSRMVTKEEALAILTKAEDDGLIHKAYHPGFNSSRDETSICSCCSCCCGNAHGMTIAGTANEAWFMAVVDTGKCVSCGTCAEKCGTQAMTQGEDGSPSLNKDLCIGCGVCAHFCPENAISLVQNRRIVYTTPPRPE